In Bombus pascuorum chromosome 13, iyBomPasc1.1, whole genome shotgun sequence, a single genomic region encodes these proteins:
- the LOC132913731 gene encoding proteasome subunit beta type-4, with translation MTFQCFKLLRNMALLNKADWYTPAPLWQNGPAPGAFYHFPGGSTHSDVGGLQRSQTPMTTGTSVVGIQFKDGVLIAADILGSYGSLARFRNLERVMKVNDNIILGAGGDYADYQCLKSNIERKILEEECLDDGLSLKPKALHCWLTQVMYNRRSRFDPFWNNFIIGGLEGDKLFLGTVDKLGTGYSDPVIATGYGAYMATPILRKAYEENKEMTKEQAVELLYKVMQVLFYRDARSFPKYQLGIITREGGVEIQGPLTLDSYWGPAIM, from the exons ATGACATTTCAGTGTTTTAAACTTCTAAGAAACATGGCGCTTCTGAATAAAGCAGATTGGTATACTCCAGCTCCTTTGTGGCAAAATGGTCCTGCACCTGGTGCATTTTATCATTTCCCGGGAGGTTCTACACATTCCGATGTCGGGGGATTGCAAAGATCACA gACCCCTATGACAACTGGTACATCTGTAGTTGGAATCCAATTTAAAGATGGTGTTCTTATAGCAGCAGATATTCTTGGTTCCTATGGATCATTGGCTAGATTTAGGAATCTTGAACGTGTGATGAAAGTCAATGACAATATTATCCTTGGTGCCGGAGGAGATTATGCTGATTATCAGTGCTTGAAGAGCaacattgaaagaaaaat TCTTGAAGAAGAATGTTTGGATGATGGTTTATCTTTAAAACCAAAAGCTCTTCACTGTTGGTTAACTCAAGTAATGTACAATAGAAGATCACGTTTTGATCCGTTTtggaataatttcattattggTGGTTTGGAGGGTGATAAACT GTTTTTGGGTACTGTGGATAAACTTGGCACAGGTTATAGTGACCCAGTAATAGCAACTGGATATGGTGCATATATGGCAACGCCTATCTTAAGAAAAGCttatgaagaaaataaagaaatgacTAAAGAACAAGCAGTTGAGCTTCTGTACAAAGTGATGCAAGTTCTTTTTTATAGAGATGCACGATCTTTCCCAAAA TATCAACTTGGAATAATCACAAGAGAGGGAGGTGTTGAAATACAAGGACCATTAACTTT
- the LOC132913085 gene encoding probable chitinase 2: MKACIFLSLLTILFFCSNGILALLRIKHNKVVTCYVASWAVYRNNDGKFGIPHIRPELCTHIIYAFAGLDSTSWTIKSLDPNIDIDKDNYKKMTELREQYPGLNILLAIGGWNEGSKNYSLLASSPTRRATFVKSVVDFLEEYKFDGFDLDWEYPGSRGGNPEDKLYFAILVKQLKEAFNESNYLLTAALGSNKAIIDTAYDIPEISKYLDYIHVMAYDYHGSWDMKVLPNAPLRSGDGLSVMDTLNYLLSKGAPANKTILGLPMYGRTYILASKLNSSQESPINRTTITSGFKGPYTDQEGFMGFNEICEELVSHKGNWTSGWDNTSDTPYVINDDHVIVYDNLRSLKAKIEYAMSLKLAGVMIWSIDTDDFHGKCANLFKGSLNLTDMTYPLLRWINIVVSENSQIISDKDNVNIGKDNSSSITKFSHNFILIILISLAYYI; this comes from the exons ATGAAGGCGTGTATCTTCCTATCTCTGCTTACAATATTATTCTTCTGTAGCAATGGTATTCTAG CTCTATTAAGGATTAAGCATAACAAGGTAGTAACTTGTTATGTCGCTTCCTGGGCCGTTTATAGAAATAATGATGGAAAATTTGGAATCCCTCATATCCGTCCGGAACTTTGCACGCACATCATATACGCGTTCGCCGGATTAGACAGCACATCATGGACCATTAAGAGCCTCGATCCCAACATAGATATTGACAAGG ataattacaaaaaaatgaCCGAACTTCGTGAACAGTATCCAGGTTTAAACATCCTACTCGCAATCGGAGGATGGAACGAGGGTAGTAAAAATTACTCTTTACTCGCTTCATCCCCTACACGAAGAGCTACATTCGTTAAGAGCGTAGTGGACTTCCTTGA GGAATACAAGTTCGATGGATTCGATCTAGATTGGGAATATCCGGGATCACGGGGTGGTAATCCAGaagacaaattatattttgccaTTCTTGTGAAG CAATTAAAAGAAGCATTCAACGAGTCCAACTATCTACTAACAGCAGCTTTAGGTTCTAATAAAGCAATTATCGATACGGCATACGATATTCccgaaatttccaaatatctCGACTATATCCATGTAATGGCCTATGATTATCATGGATCATGGGATATGAAAGTGCTTCCGAATGCACCATTAAGAAGTGGAGACGGTCTGAGCGTG atGGACACacttaattatttgttaagtAAAGGTGCACCAGCGAATAAAACAATCTTAGGCCTGCCCATGTATGGCAGAACTTATATATTGGCAAGCAAATTAAATTCTTCCCAAGAAAGTCCAATTAATCGAACAACCATAACAAGTGGATTTAAGGGGCCTTACACTGACCAAGAAGGTTTTATGGGATTTAATGAA ATTTGTGAAGAATTAGTGAGTCATAAAGGTAACTGGACTTCTGGCTGGGATAATACTAGCGATACACCTTATGTCATTAACGATGATcatgttatagtatatgatAATCTCAGGAGTTTAAAAGCAAAG ATCGAATACGCAATGAGCTTAAAATTAGCCGGTGTAATGATTTGGAGCATCGATACTGACGATTTCCATGGAAAGTGCGCAAATCTCTTTAAAGGCTCTTTAAATTTAACAGATATGACATATCCTTTACTAAGATGGATTAATATAGTTGTATCTGAAAATAGTCAGATAATCAGTGATAAAGATAATGTAAACATAGGTAAAGATAATTCATCTTCCATCACAAAATTTTCTCATAACTTtatcttaataatattaatatctctTGCATACTATATTTAA
- the LOC132913736 gene encoding mitotic spindle assembly checkpoint protein MAD2B: MSDNKIVTTDILLEFLEVAFNHILFFRNLYPKEIFVKKKIYSICVYVSEHPELNEYIRNVLNAIRELIKEDENSVRAVNLVFYNKRKEPIEKFVFDLVKLQANSTEKDPYYLKTEESLRTICLKLSMCESYLKPLPEDSSFSIEIKTYETAHVTLNENPCCEDFPWIINEDISDMTNKNLLPLKTIKTECLNLQMYVIEDENKKCIN; encoded by the exons atgtctgataataaaatag ttacTACTGATATCCTGCTGGAATTTCTAGAAGTAGCATTTAATCACATTCTGTTCTTCAGAAATTTATATCCCaaggaaatatttgtaaaaaagaagatatacagcatatgtgtatatgtgtCTGAACATCCTGAGCTCAATGAATACATAAGAAATGTGTTAAATGCAATCagagaattaataaaagagGATGAAAATAGTGTCAGAGCGGTGAACCTGGTCTTCTATAACAAAAGGAAAGAaccaattgaaaaatttgtctttgATCTTGTTAAATTGCAAGCAAATAGCACAGA aaaaGATCCATACTATCTAAAAACAGAAGAATCATTGAGAacaatttgtttgaaactaTCCATGTGTGAATCTTATTTAAAACCATTGCCAGAAGATTCATCTTTCTccattgaaattaaaacatatGAAACTGCACATGTaactttaaatgaaaatcCTTGTTGTGAAGATTTTCCATGGATTATCAATGAAGATATCTCTGATATGACTAACAAGAATTTACTTCCATTGAAAACTATAAAAACAGAATGTTTAAACTTGCAGATGTATGTTATTgaagatgaaaataagaaatgtataaattaa